The region AAGGCGGGCGCAACCGTGTTGTCGCCGAATCGCGCGAACACTGGGCCTTGAGTTAGTTCCAATTTTGCTCTCGAATCACAGTGCTTTGAAAAAGATGTACGTTTTCCCCGGGTTGCACGCTAAAATAAAGGTGTTGGACCGGTGGCCTTTGCGTTAGAGGCGCGCCTGTGGAGCTTTCATGAATTCCGATTTCAAACCGCATAACGAAAGATTAGGCGTGGCCGAAGAAGCCGAGCAAAAGCGCATCCTTATTATCGAGGGATCCCTCGAAACCGCCGATTTTCTGGCCGATTTGCTGGAAAGTGAAGGCTATGCGGTCGAAGTGGCCACCGAAGGAAAATACGGTTTAATGGTCGCCGACCGTTTCGAGCCGCACATCATTCTCATTTCGCTCGACCTGTCCGGCATGAGCGGGCACGATTTCGCCACCGTTCTGCGCAAAGAGCCGCATTACGCCCAACGCTTCCGTAACACGCGTATGTTCTTTCTTTCCGAAAAGGACCAGATGATTTCCAAGCGTTTCGATGCCTTGCCGGGAACGCCGATGTCGGATTACATCTTTAAGCCAATCGATGTGCCTGAGCTTCTCGACAAAGCCGCACGCGCCCTGACAAATTCCTGACCCCGATTTCGACCGTACTTTGATCCTCGCTTCTTCCCCTGTGATTTCGCCTTCTTCTGCACTTGAAATTCATGCGCGCGTGAGTTTTCGTGCTTTATGCGAGGAGGACACCTCTCATCTGGAATGGCATGGCGGTGCGGAATTGCGCGCCTGGTACCAAGAGCAGTGGCAGCGCCATCAGCAAGGCAAAATCTCCGTTGTCGTCGCCGACTTTAATAGCTTCCCAATCGGGCAGGCCGCAGTTCACTGGAGCGGCAAGCCAACACATCCTCACATTCCCGATATGCAGTCGTTGCGTGTGTTTGGTGCCTTTCGCGGCTTCGGCATCGGCTCTGGCCTCATGCAAAGCTGCGAACAACTGGTGCGCGAACGCGGCTTCGCGCAGGTTTCGCTCGCTGTTGCCCTCGATAATCCGCGCGCGCAAATGCTTTACGAACGCTGCGGTTATGTCGCAACCGGCGCTCCCTACGACGACGAATGGCACTATGTCAATGCGCGCGGCGAAACGGTTGAAATGTGCGAGCACGTTCAAGACATGGTGAAAGAGCTTTAAAAGTACGGTCGAATTCGACCGTACTTTCTTTGCTCACGCGGCATTGGGCTTGCGACACGCGTTTCACATGAGCGATACCTCTCCCGAATACAATCCGAAAATGCTGGCTGCCAAGGCCAAACTTTTGGAACGCTTCCGGCGCGAAGGCCGCCTCGACGAAAACGGGCCGCGCAACATCGAAACCACGCCCGATGAGCGTGCAGCACGGCGCATTCCGCGCGGTCAGCACCAAACCAAAGGCTTCCCGATTCTCGATTTGGGCGTGCGCCCGATTTTCAATCCGGCGACGTGGCAATTCAAAGTGTGGGGCGAAGTGGAGAATCCGCTTGAGTTCTCGTGGGATGAATGGCAGCAACTGCCGCGCACGCGCCAGACCTCTGATTTTCATTGTGTGACAACGTGGAGCAAACTCGATGTTCAGTGGGGCGGCGTGCGTTTCGCCGACCTCGCCGCGCTAGCGATGCCAAAAGAAAATGCGCGTCATGTCGTGCAATTCGGCGCGGAAGGCTACACCACCAACACGCCGCTCGAAACCGTCATGGACGACGATGTGCTCTTGGCAGATGAATTCATTCTCGACATCAACGGCGAGGACAACGGCTGGCAGCCGATTCCCACCGAGCGTGGCGGCCCGCTGCGACTTATTGTGCCGAAGTTGTATGCGTGGAAAGGCTCGAAATTTCTCGTCGGCTTGCGTTTTGTTTCCAACGATGAGCCGGGTTTCTGGGAAACGCGCGGCTACAACAATCACGCCGACCCATGGCGCGAAGAGCGTTACAGCTAACAAGCATCAGAAAGCACAAAAAGGCGGATGAACCGAGGTTCATCCGCCTTTTTCTTCGAATCCGGCTTAGCTTTGCGGCCCTTCTGGAGTCATGGTTGTACCGCAGGTTCCATTAACGGCAAGATAATCGGGGTAGTTATTTTTGCCATGGCCGGGGGCCGTGCCGTCGAAATGGCCTTTGATGGCGTTAGCTTCAACTCTGATGAGCACATAAGGGTTTTTAGCGCTTGCGGTGCCGTGACAGATGGCGACTTTATGCACCTTTTTCCACGGAGAACGCTTTCGCCGCTCCGGCTCCGATCCCGAACGCTAATGCTGCAACTGCGACCGATTTCATGAGAACTTTTATAGGTTTGTCCGCCTGCGCCGACGAAAAAGGAAGCGCAGCAGCTTTAGATATTAGAAGACTGTTATATAACGGAATTGCCAGTTTTTTTGATGTTTGTTATCGAAGCAAGAAAGACACCCGAATTCGACCGTACTTCCTGCACGTCGGGTGATTAACGGCGCGCGGCAGAGGCGCGCTTGTTTTGAACACGGCCCAGCGGATAATAATATTCGAGCCATTTCACGACTTGCTGCAATTCGGAAAGACGCATATCGGCGCGGCTGCGACTGAACGTTTTCATCACACGTCGATTCGTTTCTCCCCATTTGCGTTCGAAATAAAGACTATCGACCTGGCGGCAGTAATCCTGGATTTGCTCGCGGATGTTGGCTTCCTGCTGCGATGGTGTCGGCATCGCTTTCATGACCGCGCCCTGAGGAGCCAGCGACGGCCCGACACGGCTCCAGCGACGTCCATGCCCCGAACTTCCTAAGGGTGTAATCCGATTTCGCTCCTCGGACGGCAAAGCCGCCGCGCGGCCCAGATCGCCCAACTCGTCTTCTTCCTTCATCTTCTTGATGGCGGTGAGTTGGTCGTCTTGCATTCGCGCGATGATACTGCAAATCAGGCGGTCGTCGGGCACATAGATGTAAGCGGTTTGTTCTTCCCACGCGCCGGCGGCAGGGTCGAAGCGCGTGGCGCGCGCGATCATTTGCTCGATCCACGGGCGCGAGCGAATGTGCGTCAAACAGGCGATGTGCGTGACGGCGGGAACGTCGAGTCCTTCGTAAGCCATTGCAACTGTAACGAGCGCATCGACGGCGCGTGCGCCGCTGCCTTTAAACTTCTCGATGTTAGTTGCTGCCAGAGTCGAATCGTCGGACGTTGCGATGGCGGCGCGAATGCCACGCTTTTTTAAGGCATCCGCATATTTCTTGGCGTCATCAATGCCCGCCGTCACGACCAGTAATTTCGCGCGCGGATGCGTTTGCCGATAATTTTCCCAATGACCGGTGCATTCTTCCAAAAGCTGAAAGGCGAACTGCGTTTTGAGCGCGGTGTACAGTGCTTCGGCGGTATCTTTATTCGCCGAGGAAAGGCGCGTGCCGTAGCTTTTGCCGTCGCGTCCGATCCATTCGGCGGTGCCGTCCATCAACTCGAAGTGGATCGGCAGAATCGCTTTTTCGATCAAAGCATCTTGCCGTGAATACTGAATGGCGGCGGTTTGCGGCGTGCGCGCCAGATCGACGATTTCACCTTCCGAAGTTTCGCGGTAGGGCAAAAACGCGATGCGCTTGCGATTGCCGCGTTCGAGCGTTCCGCTCATGTAAACCGTGAGCGCGGCGCGGCGCACCAGGGGCGCAATTGCAGCTTCCCACGCGCCGCCTTCTTCGATGTGATGCGGCTCGTCGAGAACGAGAATAAACCGATGGCGCGAGAACGCCTCGATGAAATGACTGTTACCGACGCCAATGGCTTGATATGTTGTGGCGAAACCGGCCAGTCCGCGACACGGGTCGGCTTCGTTGGAGCTGCGGCGAATGGCGAAGTTATGGCCAAGCAAATTGCGTCCGCGCGGCGCGAGAAATTCGCTTTCGGCCTGGCTTTGCAGGCTGCGGCGCGGCACGACCCACGCGATGCGGTCGGCGATTTTTGGAATCAGCTGCGAGGCGGCGATAATCGGAAGCAGACTTTTGCCGCCGCCGGGTGTGGTTGCGCAAATAATACTTCTGAGTTGCGGCGATGCGCCGGTGCGCAAATCGAAACACAACTGACCGAACTCATCCTGGTGCTTACGAAACATGGGCTGCGAAGAAACTGCGAGGCGAACAAACAACGGCCTCTCATTTTACCGCAACCGAAGTATCTGCCCTCCTCCTTCGTAAGGGACAGCCGAATTCGACCGTACTCTGTCGCGCTATAATTGCGCTGTGAATCCCATTTTGACTGAACTCGCGCAACGCCATGTAACGCTCGCGCCATTATGCCCGCAGATTGATGAAGTGGCCACGCAAGTCTGCGACTCGCAGCGCGCGGGCGGCACACTGTTTTTATGCGGCAACGGCGGCAGCGCGTGCGATGCCGATCATATCGCGGCGGAATTACTGAAAAGTTTCGGAGTGCAACGCCCATTGGTGGCCGAAGAAATCGCGTGTTTCGCTGGCTTGCCCGACGCTCAACTGCTAACCAACCGCCTTGAGCGCGGGGCGCGTGCGGTTTCGCTGCATCATCCGGCAAGTTTGCTCACGGCTGTGGCGAACGACATCGACGCCAGTCTTTGTTTCGCGCAATCGCTGTGGGCGCTGGCGCGACGCGGCGATGTGCTGCTGGCAATTACAACTTCGGGAAACTCTCAGAACGTGTTGTTAGCGGCTCAGACAGCGCGTGCGATAGGCCTTTGTGTCGTCGGGCTGACGGGAGAGAAGGAGTGCAAGCTCGATGCATTATGCGACTTGAAACTCAAAGTGCCCGAACGGGAAACCTTCAAAGTACAAGAGTTGCATCTACCACTTTATCATGCACTGTGTTTGCTGATTGAACAGCGATTATTTGGCGAAGGAATAATTGAGCCGGATAATTTGCCCAAAGCCCTTGCACCGTGAGGCTCCAGACGGTATATTTTCTCTTCGCGTGTCGCAATCGTGTAAGCCACAAACGATTTGCCGGAGCGTGTTCGGGCTCATAGCTCAGCTGGTTAGAGCGCCACACTGATAATGTGGAGGTCCCTGGTTCGAGTCCAGGTGGGCCCATCCGCCGGATGTTGTCGAGAGTGCAAACGACTTGCATAATCTGAGAGCGCTCGGTAAAATAGCGGTGCTGTTTGGAGAGATACCCAAGTGGCTGAAGGGGCGGGTTTGCTAAACCTGTAGACGTGGGTAACTGCGTGCGAGGGTTCGAATCCCTCTCTCTCCGGTGCCGTTTTCGTTGTTTTTATGTGCCCGTAGCTCAGCTGGATAGAGCGTCTGACTACGGATCAGAAGGTCGGAGGTTCGAATCCTTCCGGGCACACCAAGACGTTTGTCGCAAGACGTTGTCGTTACGATGAATTCGTTCCACGGATTTTATCGTTGTTTTTCTGGGGCCTTAGCTCAGCTGGGAGAGCGCCTGATTTGCATTCAGGAGGTCAGCGGTTCGATCCCGCTAGGCTCCATTCATATTTCGCTTTAAAGGCGCTTTCTTTAGGAAAGCGCCTTTTCTGCGTTTGTGCCGGTCCGGGCATTTTCGTTTGGAGGGCTAAATGAAGGAGAGAACGCTTTTACTGGCACAACGCTGTGGTCGAGAGCTCCTTCGCCACGCTCAAAAGGAAGTGCATCGGGAATTTTATGTGACACACAAGCAGGCCAAAGCCAGCCTGTTCTGCTCCATCAAAATCTTCTACAATCGAAAGCGAAGGCATTCGGAGCAAAGAGAATGAAGGAACAGCTAGGTGTGCTGAAGCCGTGCGCTACTGTCGCGATCATGGCAGCGACATCGCAAGCTGGCGTTGCAGTATTCCGTCGCCGACGAAGACATTCATACCAATATCGTCGGCACCGCGAACAGCAAACGTATAAAACAAAACATTCGAGAAATTGAAGAACCACTCTATGAGGAACTGCTGTCCGGAGTCCTCGAAATTCTAAAGCCGATCCACAACCAGACGTGGACTTCGGGAAGGCGCGAAAACAATGGTTAAATCAGGTTTGCTTAATCCACACGTTTTGTCTCTGCTAGCGCGTGTGCGTCACACCAATGCGATTGTCATTTCCGACCGGGGCTTCCCGTTCTGGCCGATGATTGAAACTATCGACTTATCACTCGTGGATAATGTGCCGACAGTCCTTCAAGTCGTCGAAGCGCTGCGCCAGAATCATCACTTCGGTGCGTCGTTTATGGCCGAAGAGTTCAAGCGCGAAAACAGTGTTGAAGTTCAGTCCGAATTTGAAACCGCGCTGCACGGTATTCCGCTGGCGCACGAGCCACACGAGCAATTCAAAAAACGCGTGCCTGGTTGCATTGGCCTGATTCGTACCGGCGACACCACGCAATACGCAAACATCATTCTTGTGTCTGCTTAAGGTACGGTCGAATTCGACCGTACTTTTGCTTTTTCGTGTGAATTGCGCCGTTTTCTTGTGAAAGGGAGCGTTTACACTGGCGCCACCTTTTATGCATATCGAAACACTTTCTTCTTTTCATTGGGGCGATACGACGGCGGTTTTTCTTCTCGATACCGAGAGTGGGGCCGTGGGATTGGAATTGTACCCTACGGCGATGAATGATCGTCGCGTGGAACGTCGCCAAACCTTGCTCGAAAACCCGCAACTCGATTTCCTGCCCGGCGTTCCCAATAACGGCGCGTGGCAAATCGAGCCGATTGCCCATGTGAAAATCGTGGGCGACCGCTACGGCGGAGCGTTTTCACAGGGCCGTACCCTGCGCAGCGGTCTTTCGGATGAAGCGTTTCGCTTCAATTCGCAAGAAGTCGATAAAACCGATTCGCACACCACGGTTCTCACAACGCTGCGTAACGAAAACAAGTGTTGCATCGAGCATCGATTGTCGTGGCACGAGGGCGAAGCGGCGGCGCAGGTTCAAACCACGTTTATCAACGATTCGGGGCATCCCGTAACTTTGGAATTGCTGTCATCGTTTGCTTTGGGTGGCATTACGCCTTTTGCGCGCGACGATGCGCCGGAACGACTGCGTGTTCATCGCTTTCGCTCGGTGTGGAGCGCCGAGGGGCGCTTGGAAACGCGCAGTCTTGAAGAACTTCATCTCGAACGCTCTTGGAGCGGCTCGGGCGCCTATGCGGAACGGTTCGGGCAAGTCGGTTCGATGCCGGTGCGCGGTTGGTTTCCTTTTGTGGCCATCGAAGATACCGAAGCCGGCGTTTGCTGGGGTGCGCAACTGGCGTGGGCCGGTTCGTGGCAAATGGAAATCTTTCGCCAGCACGATCCGGTGTGCATTTCGGGCGGCCTCGCCGACCGCGAATTCGGCCACTGGATGAAGACTCTGGCCGTTGGCGAATCCCTCGTGACGCCGCCCGCCATTTTGGCCTGCGCTCAGGGCGATCTCGATGATTTGTGCGACCGCTTGACACAGATGCAACAGCGCGCCGCCGATACGCACCCAACAGTTGAAGCCGATTTGCCGATTGTATTCAACGAGTTTTGCACGACGTGGGGCGACCCCAGCCATGAGAAAGTCGTTTCCCTGGCGCGGCGGTTGAGCGGTTCGCCGGTTCGATATCTGGTGATCGATGCCGGTTGGTATAAAGGCGAGGTCGGATACTGGGGCAATGCGCAGGGCGACTGGGTTCCGTCGAAGGAGCTGTTTCCGAACGGCATCAAACAAACAGCCGACGCGATTCGTGAACTTGGCTTGATTCCGGGCCTGTGGTTCGAAATGGAGACCGTTGGTTACAACTCGACCGCGTTTTCGTTCACCGATCATTTGCTGCGGCGCGACGGAATTCCCATTACGGTTGGCGACCGCCGCTTCTGGGACTTGAACGACGCCTCCGCCATCGATTATCTGGCGGAGAAGGTTATTGGTCTGCTCAAGGCAGGTAATTTCGGCTATTTGAAAGTCGATTACAACGAAACAATTGGGCTTGGCTGTGAGGGCGAATCGCTGGGCGAAGGATTACGCCGTCAGATTGAAGGTGTTTATCGGCTTTTCGAGCGCATTCGCCGCGAACTGCCCGACCTGGTTATCGAGAATTGTTCATCGGGCGGGCATCGTCTCGAACCATCGATGCTGGCACGCTCCGCGATGTCTTCGTTTTCGGATGCTCACGAAGTTGTCGAGATTCCGATCATCGCCGCCAGCCTGCACCGCTTGATGTTGCCGCGCCAGTCACAAATCTGGGCGGTTCTTCAGGCCGCTGACAGCAAAACGCGCCTTATATACAGTCTGGTCTCAACGTTT is a window of Abditibacteriaceae bacterium DNA encoding:
- a CDS encoding response regulator, which produces MNSDFKPHNERLGVAEEAEQKRILIIEGSLETADFLADLLESEGYAVEVATEGKYGLMVADRFEPHIILISLDLSGMSGHDFATVLRKEPHYAQRFRNTRMFFLSEKDQMISKRFDALPGTPMSDYIFKPIDVPELLDKAARALTNS
- a CDS encoding GNAT family N-acetyltransferase, with translation MISPSSALEIHARVSFRALCEEDTSHLEWHGGAELRAWYQEQWQRHQQGKISVVVADFNSFPIGQAAVHWSGKPTHPHIPDMQSLRVFGAFRGFGIGSGLMQSCEQLVRERGFAQVSLAVALDNPRAQMLYERCGYVATGAPYDDEWHYVNARGETVEMCEHVQDMVKEL
- a CDS encoding sulfite oxidase-like oxidoreductase codes for the protein MSDTSPEYNPKMLAAKAKLLERFRREGRLDENGPRNIETTPDERAARRIPRGQHQTKGFPILDLGVRPIFNPATWQFKVWGEVENPLEFSWDEWQQLPRTRQTSDFHCVTTWSKLDVQWGGVRFADLAALAMPKENARHVVQFGAEGYTTNTPLETVMDDDVLLADEFILDINGEDNGWQPIPTERGGPLRLIVPKLYAWKGSKFLVGLRFVSNDEPGFWETRGYNNHADPWREERYS
- a CDS encoding DEAD/DEAH box helicase family protein — its product is MFRKHQDEFGQLCFDLRTGASPQLRSIICATTPGGGKSLLPIIAASQLIPKIADRIAWVVPRRSLQSQAESEFLAPRGRNLLGHNFAIRRSSNEADPCRGLAGFATTYQAIGVGNSHFIEAFSRHRFILVLDEPHHIEEGGAWEAAIAPLVRRAALTVYMSGTLERGNRKRIAFLPYRETSEGEIVDLARTPQTAAIQYSRQDALIEKAILPIHFELMDGTAEWIGRDGKSYGTRLSSANKDTAEALYTALKTQFAFQLLEECTGHWENYRQTHPRAKLLVVTAGIDDAKKYADALKKRGIRAAIATSDDSTLAATNIEKFKGSGARAVDALVTVAMAYEGLDVPAVTHIACLTHIRSRPWIEQMIARATRFDPAAGAWEEQTAYIYVPDDRLICSIIARMQDDQLTAIKKMKEEDELGDLGRAAALPSEERNRITPLGSSGHGRRWSRVGPSLAPQGAVMKAMPTPSQQEANIREQIQDYCRQVDSLYFERKWGETNRRVMKTFSRSRADMRLSELQQVVKWLEYYYPLGRVQNKRASAARR
- a CDS encoding SIS domain-containing protein produces the protein MNPILTELAQRHVTLAPLCPQIDEVATQVCDSQRAGGTLFLCGNGGSACDADHIAAELLKSFGVQRPLVAEEIACFAGLPDAQLLTNRLERGARAVSLHHPASLLTAVANDIDASLCFAQSLWALARRGDVLLAITTSGNSQNVLLAAQTARAIGLCVVGLTGEKECKLDALCDLKLKVPERETFKVQELHLPLYHALCLLIEQRLFGEGIIEPDNLPKALAP
- a CDS encoding RbsD/FucU family protein; this translates as MVKSGLLNPHVLSLLARVRHTNAIVISDRGFPFWPMIETIDLSLVDNVPTVLQVVEALRQNHHFGASFMAEEFKRENSVEVQSEFETALHGIPLAHEPHEQFKKRVPGCIGLIRTGDTTQYANIILVSA
- a CDS encoding alpha-galactosidase, which codes for MHIETLSSFHWGDTTAVFLLDTESGAVGLELYPTAMNDRRVERRQTLLENPQLDFLPGVPNNGAWQIEPIAHVKIVGDRYGGAFSQGRTLRSGLSDEAFRFNSQEVDKTDSHTTVLTTLRNENKCCIEHRLSWHEGEAAAQVQTTFINDSGHPVTLELLSSFALGGITPFARDDAPERLRVHRFRSVWSAEGRLETRSLEELHLERSWSGSGAYAERFGQVGSMPVRGWFPFVAIEDTEAGVCWGAQLAWAGSWQMEIFRQHDPVCISGGLADREFGHWMKTLAVGESLVTPPAILACAQGDLDDLCDRLTQMQQRAADTHPTVEADLPIVFNEFCTTWGDPSHEKVVSLARRLSGSPVRYLVIDAGWYKGEVGYWGNAQGDWVPSKELFPNGIKQTADAIRELGLIPGLWFEMETVGYNSTAFSFTDHLLRRDGIPITVGDRRFWDLNDASAIDYLAEKVIGLLKAGNFGYLKVDYNETIGLGCEGESLGEGLRRQIEGVYRLFERIRRELPDLVIENCSSGGHRLEPSMLARSAMSSFSDAHEVVEIPIIAASLHRLMLPRQSQIWAVLQAADSKTRLIYSLVSTFLGRMCLSGAMDELSDEQLSLVTEAQHLYRRVAPVIKHGKSRVQGEIGPSWRHPRGWQGVVRLADDGKSALVVIHAFASAPESVQITLPDGAWQVADELALEKNARINGPNLQCAVESDFSARVVFLTQA